The following proteins come from a genomic window of Streptomyces sp. NBC_00539:
- a CDS encoding TetR/AcrR family transcriptional regulator, which yields MPPRQRLTPADRRAQLLAVGARLFAAHPYADVLMEDVSKEAGVSRALLYRHFPSKQALFAAVYQQAADQLLTETQFDPADSLVEQLVQGLDVHLDYFVANRHAVLAANRVLAGDPVIQTIMTNELDALRARLLAVLPLADETAHEAVSGVLKSWLVFVQVLCVDWLTDATCTRTQLRDVCIGGVLGALRPLLTEDPAPDWPRQPPGAGAPDPPRHHA from the coding sequence GTGCCTCCCCGCCAGCGACTCACCCCCGCCGACCGCCGCGCCCAACTCCTCGCCGTCGGCGCACGACTCTTCGCCGCCCATCCGTACGCCGACGTACTGATGGAGGACGTCTCCAAAGAAGCCGGTGTATCCAGAGCCCTGCTCTACCGTCACTTCCCCAGCAAGCAGGCCCTCTTCGCCGCCGTCTACCAGCAGGCGGCGGACCAGCTGCTCACCGAGACGCAGTTCGACCCGGCCGACTCCCTGGTGGAGCAGCTCGTCCAGGGCCTGGACGTCCACCTCGACTACTTCGTGGCGAACCGGCACGCCGTCCTCGCCGCCAACCGGGTCCTCGCCGGCGACCCGGTGATCCAGACGATCATGACGAACGAACTGGACGCACTCCGGGCACGACTGCTGGCCGTACTCCCCCTCGCGGACGAAACCGCCCACGAGGCCGTGTCCGGTGTCCTCAAGAGCTGGCTGGTATTCGTCCAGGTGCTCTGCGTCGACTGGCTCACCGACGCGACCTGCACCCGCACCCAGCTGCGCGACGTCTGCATCGGCGGGGTCCTCGGCGCCCTGCGCCCGCTCCTCACCGAGGACCCCGCCCCGGACTGGCCACGACAGCCTCCCGGCGCAGGCGCCCCCGATCCGCCGCGCCACCACGCATAA
- a CDS encoding CGNR zinc finger domain-containing protein: protein MRDMKEPVMEDPAVPPAPGEEEHVSLALANSAVTRPGGHTTDLLGTPAQANHWLTQRGLAPPDAGLREMCTSQLRAFREHIRSLLAARAAGLPALPAAVKAVNEAMTRVPTAPLLQWDDENGPYRAAVHPTAAILDHALAAVAADAADLLTSPDAERLTACGSAPCNRYLLRHGRRHWCSTRCGDRARAARAYARRTQAGTD, encoded by the coding sequence ATGAGAGATATGAAGGAGCCCGTGATGGAAGACCCCGCCGTGCCGCCGGCCCCGGGCGAGGAAGAGCACGTGTCCCTGGCCCTCGCCAACAGCGCGGTCACGCGACCCGGCGGGCACACCACTGACCTCCTGGGGACGCCCGCACAGGCGAACCACTGGCTGACGCAGCGCGGTCTGGCCCCGCCCGACGCCGGGCTGCGGGAAATGTGCACGAGCCAGCTGCGCGCGTTCCGCGAGCACATCAGGTCGTTGCTCGCGGCCCGCGCCGCAGGGCTTCCCGCCCTCCCCGCCGCCGTCAAAGCCGTCAACGAAGCGATGACCCGCGTCCCCACCGCCCCGCTGCTGCAATGGGACGACGAAAACGGCCCCTACCGTGCGGCCGTCCACCCCACCGCCGCGATCCTCGACCATGCTCTGGCGGCCGTTGCCGCCGACGCCGCCGACCTCCTGACCTCCCCGGACGCCGAACGCCTCACCGCATGCGGCTCCGCCCCCTGCAACCGCTACCTGCTTCGCCACGGCCGCCGCCACTGGTGCTCCACCCGCTGCGGCGACCGGGCCCGCGCCGCCCGCGCCTATGCCCGCCGCACCCAGGCGGGGACGGACTGA
- a CDS encoding DUF4345 domain-containing protein yields MARVLRVLTQLMGWSCVAIGLFHVALGNAAIPGAGSAGATIDSWGRFMGAAFVGYGLAWLWAARQRPVPARAVRWLAGVFLLGGVGRLLSLAVHGWPQWFQIALAVIELGLPPVFFWLADAEEQVRSGGVGAVSAGR; encoded by the coding sequence GTGGCGAGGGTTTTACGCGTGCTCACGCAGCTGATGGGCTGGTCCTGCGTGGCGATCGGCCTGTTCCACGTGGCACTCGGCAATGCGGCGATCCCCGGGGCCGGTTCCGCCGGCGCGACGATCGACAGCTGGGGCCGGTTCATGGGGGCAGCCTTCGTCGGCTACGGGCTGGCCTGGCTCTGGGCCGCCAGGCAGCGCCCCGTCCCGGCCCGGGCGGTGCGGTGGCTGGCCGGCGTCTTCCTGCTGGGCGGGGTCGGCCGACTGCTCTCGCTCGCCGTGCACGGCTGGCCGCAGTGGTTCCAGATCGCGCTGGCGGTGATCGAGCTCGGCCTGCCGCCGGTCTTCTTCTGGCTGGCCGACGCGGAGGAGCAGGTCCGCAGCGGAGGCGTCGGAGCCGTGTCCGCCGGTCGGTGA
- a CDS encoding PP2C family protein-serine/threonine phosphatase, with protein sequence MIESGRLRLRRRPGPGRLVRLSPVILTVVIASLAYATPPELAFSRLLPAAPALAAAMWPVLPTVLLGTVCLLLMIGLSLVFPDLGTWWTAAGIIAVTVAAAYGSHVRLQRERTLFQVRLVADAAQQVVLSPLPRRIGGIEIESLYLAAAAEARIGGDFYEVVDTPYGVRLLIGDVRGKGLPAVGAAAAIVNAFREAAYGEADMVDIARRLDASSARYNAAFPPEGPMERFATALLVEIPHEGSHIDILNCGHPPPLLLNPAGLRVLEPDTPSPLLSLAELIGDRYIVDSYDFAPNDLLLLYTDGIAEARARDGEFFPLAAWMRRQPPTRPGELLTALHRDLLHYSRGRLDDDIAAIAVRLREP encoded by the coding sequence GTGATCGAGTCTGGACGGCTGCGGCTCCGTAGGCGCCCCGGCCCGGGGAGACTTGTGCGGCTGTCGCCGGTCATCCTGACCGTCGTGATCGCCAGCTTGGCCTACGCCACTCCGCCGGAACTGGCCTTCAGCCGCCTCCTGCCCGCGGCGCCGGCCCTCGCCGCCGCCATGTGGCCGGTGCTCCCCACCGTCCTGCTCGGGACGGTCTGCCTCCTTCTCATGATCGGCCTCAGCCTCGTCTTCCCCGATCTGGGGACGTGGTGGACGGCCGCGGGGATCATCGCGGTCACCGTCGCGGCCGCGTACGGGAGCCACGTGCGGCTCCAGCGGGAGCGGACGCTCTTCCAGGTACGGCTCGTCGCCGACGCGGCGCAGCAGGTGGTGCTGAGCCCGCTGCCACGCCGTATCGGGGGCATCGAGATCGAGTCGCTGTATCTCGCGGCCGCGGCGGAGGCCCGGATCGGCGGGGACTTCTACGAGGTGGTCGACACGCCGTACGGGGTCAGGCTGCTCATCGGTGACGTGCGGGGCAAGGGCCTGCCGGCGGTCGGGGCGGCAGCGGCGATCGTGAACGCCTTCCGGGAGGCGGCCTACGGCGAGGCCGACATGGTCGACATCGCACGCAGACTGGACGCCAGCAGCGCCCGCTACAACGCCGCCTTTCCCCCCGAGGGGCCGATGGAGCGCTTCGCCACCGCCCTCCTCGTCGAGATCCCGCACGAGGGCAGCCACATCGACATCCTCAACTGCGGACACCCCCCGCCGTTGCTGCTGAACCCCGCGGGGCTCCGTGTCCTGGAGCCCGACACCCCCTCGCCCCTGCTCAGCCTCGCGGAGCTGATCGGCGACCGGTACATCGTCGACTCGTACGACTTCGCCCCCAACGACCTGCTGCTTCTCTACACCGACGGGATCGCCGAGGCCCGCGCGCGCGACGGCGAGTTCTTCCCCCTGGCAGCTTGGATGCGTCGACAGCCCCCGACTCGGCCCGGCGAACTGCTCACGGCTCTGCACCGCGATCTCCTCCACTACAGCAGAGGGCGCCTCGACGACGACATCGCCGCCATCGCCGTACGCCTCCGCGAGCCCTGA
- a CDS encoding MarR family winged helix-turn-helix transcriptional regulator, with amino-acid sequence MTTQQMSDAELAGQPAAYWTGVAYEALIAYTRARQAEKGYTQPQFWLLRNLSANDISPDGEGMTLTGLREAMASYIRLEDDLAAEAEALVERGWLSRDAEDRLWLTAEGEQARVDLARNAPAIRAALHEGIDDADYVTTVKVLRQLIHNAGGTLA; translated from the coding sequence ATGACGACCCAGCAGATGTCCGACGCCGAGCTCGCCGGACAGCCCGCCGCCTACTGGACCGGTGTCGCCTACGAGGCGCTCATCGCGTACACCAGGGCCCGGCAGGCCGAAAAGGGCTACACCCAGCCCCAGTTCTGGCTGCTGCGCAACCTGTCGGCGAACGACATCTCGCCCGACGGCGAGGGGATGACCCTGACCGGGCTGCGGGAGGCCATGGCCTCCTACATCCGGCTGGAGGACGACCTGGCGGCGGAGGCCGAGGCGCTCGTGGAGCGCGGCTGGCTGAGCCGGGATGCCGAGGACCGGCTGTGGCTCACCGCGGAAGGGGAACAGGCCCGCGTCGACCTCGCGCGCAACGCTCCCGCGATCCGCGCCGCTCTCCACGAGGGCATCGACGACGCGGACTACGTCACCACGGTGAAGGTGCTCCGGCAACTGATCCACAACGCCGGCGGGACGCTCGCCTGA